Proteins encoded together in one Pseudomonas sp. ADAK13 window:
- a CDS encoding PhoH family protein, protein MNAPIEPHRFLLEPFEARRFANLCGQFDEHLRLIEQRLSIEIRNRGNQFELIGEPQHTTSAENLLRRLYRETKGSELSPETVHLYLQESAVQDLANNPVAEASVALRTKKGMIRPRGLNQQRYVKEILGNDINFGIGPAGTGKTYLAVACAVDALEREQVRRILLVRPAVEAGEKLGFLPGDLAQKIDPYLRPLYDALYEMLGFEYVAKLIERQVIEIAPLAYMRGRTLNNSFIILDESQNTTVEQMKMFLTRIGFGSTAVITGDVTQVDLPKGTKSGLAQVIEVLKDVPGISFTHFMPKDVVRHPLVQRIVEAYERFDHRDDQPAKDTRRDA, encoded by the coding sequence TTGAACGCACCCATAGAACCACATCGTTTTCTCCTCGAGCCCTTTGAGGCTCGCCGTTTCGCCAATCTGTGCGGACAGTTCGACGAGCATCTGCGCCTGATCGAGCAACGCCTGAGCATCGAGATCCGCAACCGCGGCAATCAATTCGAGCTTATTGGTGAACCCCAACACACCACCTCGGCAGAAAACCTTCTGCGCCGCCTCTACCGGGAAACCAAAGGTAGCGAGCTGTCGCCGGAAACGGTGCACCTGTACCTGCAGGAATCCGCGGTGCAAGACCTGGCCAATAACCCGGTGGCCGAAGCCAGCGTGGCCCTGCGCACCAAGAAAGGCATGATTCGCCCTCGCGGCTTGAATCAGCAGCGCTACGTCAAAGAGATTCTGGGCAACGACATCAACTTCGGCATCGGTCCGGCCGGTACCGGCAAGACCTACCTGGCCGTGGCTTGCGCAGTCGACGCTCTGGAGCGCGAGCAGGTGCGACGCATCCTGCTGGTGCGCCCGGCGGTGGAAGCCGGCGAGAAACTGGGCTTTCTGCCCGGCGACCTGGCCCAGAAGATCGACCCGTACCTGCGCCCGCTCTACGACGCGCTCTACGAGATGCTCGGCTTCGAATACGTGGCCAAGCTGATCGAGCGCCAGGTGATCGAAATCGCCCCGCTGGCCTACATGCGCGGTCGTACGCTGAACAACAGCTTCATCATCCTCGACGAAAGCCAGAACACCACCGTCGAGCAGATGAAAATGTTCCTCACCCGGATCGGTTTCGGCTCCACCGCCGTGATCACCGGCGACGTCACCCAGGTCGACCTGCCCAAAGGCACCAAATCGGGCCTGGCCCAGGTGATCGAGGTGCTCAAGGACGTGCCGGGGATCAGCTTCACCCACTTCATGCCCAAAGACGTGGTACGTCACCCGTTGGTGCAGCGCATTGTCGAAGCCTACGAGCGCTTCGACCACCGCGACGACCAACCGGCCAAGGACACTCGCCGCGATGCTTGA
- the ybeY gene encoding rRNA maturation RNase YbeY: MLELDLQLATEAPAPSEEQFRQWCTLALRQRTADSELTIRLVDEPEGRELNHTWRQKDYATNVLSFPADVPDELLDIPLLGDLVICVEVVEREAKEQGKELEAHWAHLVIHGCLHLLGYDHIDDDEAEEMEALERTLLAELGHRDPYADDEIATTPN, encoded by the coding sequence ATGCTTGAGCTTGACCTGCAACTGGCCACTGAAGCGCCCGCCCCCAGCGAAGAACAGTTCCGCCAATGGTGCACCCTGGCCCTGCGCCAGCGCACCGCCGACTCGGAACTGACCATTCGCCTGGTGGACGAGCCCGAAGGCCGTGAACTGAATCACACCTGGCGACAAAAAGACTACGCGACCAACGTGCTGTCGTTTCCCGCCGACGTACCCGATGAGCTGCTGGATATCCCGTTGCTGGGGGATCTTGTTATCTGCGTCGAAGTGGTCGAGCGTGAAGCAAAGGAACAAGGCAAGGAACTTGAAGCCCATTGGGCCCATCTGGTCATCCACGGCTGCTTGCATCTCTTGGGTTACGACCATATAGACGATGACGAAGCCGAAGAAATGGAAGCACTGGAACGAACGTTGCTTGCAGAACTGGGTCATCGTGACCCGTATGCAGACGACGAAATTGCAACTACACCTAACTGA
- a CDS encoding HlyC/CorC family transporter — protein MSEDRSSNGQKSWLGKLTQAFAHEPKNRQELLELLREAHQNKLLDSEALAIVEGAIQVADLQVRDIMVPRSQMVSIKATQTPREFLPAVIDSAHSRYPVIGESHDDVMGVLLAKDLLPLILKENGDSFNIKDLLRPATFVPESKRLNVLLREFRANHNHMAIVIDEYGGVAGLVTIEDVLEQIVGDIEDEHDVEEDSYIKPLPSGDFLVKALTPIENFNEFFDSEFSDDEFDTVGGLVMSAFGHLPKRNETTEIGAYRFRILNADSRRIHLIRLTPIAR, from the coding sequence ATGAGCGAAGACCGATCGAGCAACGGGCAAAAGTCATGGCTGGGGAAACTCACCCAGGCCTTTGCCCACGAGCCGAAAAACCGCCAGGAGCTGTTGGAGCTGCTGCGCGAGGCACATCAGAACAAGTTGCTGGACAGCGAAGCGCTGGCCATCGTCGAAGGCGCCATCCAGGTGGCTGACCTGCAAGTACGGGACATCATGGTTCCGCGCTCGCAGATGGTCAGCATCAAGGCGACCCAGACCCCTCGGGAGTTCCTCCCGGCCGTCATCGACTCCGCGCACTCGCGCTACCCGGTGATCGGCGAAAGCCATGACGACGTCATGGGCGTCCTGCTGGCCAAGGACCTGCTGCCGCTGATCCTCAAGGAGAACGGCGACAGCTTCAACATCAAGGACCTGTTGCGTCCTGCCACCTTCGTCCCCGAATCCAAGCGCCTGAATGTGCTGCTGCGCGAATTTCGTGCGAACCACAATCACATGGCCATCGTGATTGACGAATACGGCGGCGTGGCCGGCCTGGTGACCATCGAAGACGTGCTGGAACAGATCGTCGGCGACATCGAGGACGAACACGATGTCGAAGAAGACAGCTATATCAAGCCGCTGCCCAGCGGTGACTTCCTGGTCAAGGCCCTGACGCCGATCGAGAACTTCAACGAGTTCTTTGACAGCGAGTTCTCCGACGACGAATTCGACACCGTCGGCGGCCTGGTGATGAGTGCGTTCGGGCATCTGCCAAAACGTAACGAGACCACCGAGATCGGTGCCTATCGCTTCCGCATCCTGAATGCTGATAGCCGTAGGATCCATCTGATCCGCCTGACACCTATTGCCCGCTAA
- the lnt gene encoding apolipoprotein N-acyltransferase — translation MRRMIAPGWPGNLLAVVAGAITTLALAPFDLWPFALVAVGFFYAGLRELTPRQALWRGWCFGFGLFGAGTSWIYYSIHHFGGASVLLAGMLMLAFTAAIAWFFALPAWLWARWLRRNEAPLADALAFAALWVGQEAFRGWFLTGFPWLYSGYSQLDGPLTGLAPLGGMWLISFALALTAALIFNLPRLLAGKRNLFIGAGLLLLVAPWAIGLALKHHAWTTPAGAPLTVAAVQGNVEQSMKWDPEQLNAQLALYRDMSFTSKPVDLLVWPETAVPVLKESVEGYLGMMGKFAADRHTALITGVPIRQEVHHHKRFFNGITVVGEGDGTYLKQKLVPFGEYVPLQDMLRGLIAFFDLPMSDFARGPADQALLQAKGYQIAPFICYEVVYPEFAAGLSARSDLLLTISNDTWFGRSIGPLQHLQMAQMRALEAGRWMIRATNNGVTGLINPYGQITAQIPQFERGILYGEVVPMHNLTPYLQWRSWPLIILCLGLFGWTLLAGRMSRTV, via the coding sequence ATGCGCCGTATGATTGCACCCGGCTGGCCCGGTAACCTGCTGGCCGTGGTGGCCGGTGCCATCACCACCCTGGCGCTGGCGCCGTTCGATCTCTGGCCGTTTGCGCTGGTGGCGGTCGGTTTCTTTTATGCGGGACTGCGTGAGCTGACACCGCGCCAGGCCTTGTGGCGCGGCTGGTGTTTCGGCTTCGGCCTGTTTGGCGCCGGCACCAGCTGGATCTATTACAGCATCCACCATTTCGGCGGCGCTTCGGTACTGCTGGCGGGCATGCTGATGCTGGCGTTTACCGCGGCAATTGCCTGGTTCTTTGCCCTGCCCGCCTGGCTCTGGGCGCGCTGGCTGCGCCGCAACGAAGCGCCATTGGCCGATGCACTGGCCTTTGCGGCCTTGTGGGTGGGCCAGGAAGCGTTTCGCGGCTGGTTCCTCACCGGCTTTCCATGGCTTTATTCCGGTTACAGCCAACTCGACGGCCCCCTCACCGGCCTCGCGCCACTGGGTGGCATGTGGCTGATTTCCTTTGCCTTGGCGCTGACTGCCGCATTGATCTTCAACCTGCCACGTTTGCTGGCAGGCAAGCGCAACCTGTTCATCGGTGCCGGCTTGCTGCTGTTGGTGGCGCCATGGGCTATCGGCCTGGCACTCAAGCATCACGCCTGGACCACCCCGGCTGGCGCGCCGCTGACCGTGGCCGCCGTCCAGGGCAACGTCGAACAAAGCATGAAATGGGACCCCGAGCAGCTCAATGCGCAGCTCGCGCTATACCGCGACATGAGTTTTACCTCCAAGCCCGTCGACCTGCTGGTGTGGCCGGAAACCGCCGTGCCCGTACTCAAGGAGTCCGTCGAAGGCTACCTGGGCATGATGGGCAAGTTCGCCGCTGACCGGCACACCGCGCTGATCACCGGCGTGCCGATCCGCCAGGAAGTGCACCACCACAAGCGCTTCTTCAATGGCATCACTGTGGTGGGTGAAGGCGACGGCACCTACCTGAAGCAAAAGCTGGTGCCGTTTGGCGAGTACGTACCGTTGCAGGACATGTTGCGCGGTTTGATCGCGTTCTTTGACCTGCCAATGTCGGACTTTGCCCGCGGCCCGGCCGACCAGGCACTGTTGCAGGCCAAGGGCTATCAGATTGCGCCGTTCATTTGCTATGAAGTGGTGTACCCGGAATTCGCCGCCGGCCTGTCGGCCCGCAGCGATTTGTTGCTGACCATCAGCAATGACACCTGGTTCGGCCGCTCCATCGGCCCGCTGCAGCATTTGCAGATGGCCCAGATGCGCGCCCTGGAAGCCGGCCGCTGGATGATCCGCGCCACCAACAATGGCGTCACCGGCCTGATCAACCCGTACGGGCAGATCACCGCGCAGATCCCGCAGTTTGAACGCGGGATTCTCTACGGCGAGGTGGTGCCGATGCACAACCTCACGCCGTACCTGCAATGGCGGTCGTGGCCGTTGATCATCCTGTGCCTTGGCCTGTTCGGCTGGACCTTGCTGGCCGGGCGGATGTCCAGGACCGTGTAG